In one Lolium rigidum isolate FL_2022 chromosome 3, APGP_CSIRO_Lrig_0.1, whole genome shotgun sequence genomic region, the following are encoded:
- the LOC124696744 gene encoding putative serpin-Z6A translates to MDSTATTNPLACGGLTALSLRLLGELAETGASTNLVFSPLSIYAALALTAAGARGATLQEFLAVLGARSRDELAEIVRGFTEQVLADRPLTGGPHVSFACGLWHDETRKLKPAFRDAAAHSYKAETRAVDFREKPGEAVKLINAWVAAATNNLIDSILTDGQVSNETDIIVANAVYFKGMWAGPFNKEYTEDDKFHRLDGSTFDVPFMQSGAKQYIACHQGFKVLRLQYKDGHQRCSPPSPFSMCIFLPDARDGLSGLISRIVASSSSDFIREHLPTSLVTVGEFRLPRFKLTFSSDMSSVLQRLGLQVAFDLKEADLCDMVEDEGTGMPLALQSIIHKAVIEVNEYGTEAAAATASRMKGMAAPNKNAPVPVDFVADHPFVFFLIEEESGAILFAGTVLEPSPSVPGEKLLRGGSDCSVDDDVDIGPVQCQLTSENANRSLLASLRHCLRCLFG, encoded by the exons ATGGACTCCACGGCGACCACCAACCCGCTCGCGTGCGGCGGCCTGACGGCGCTCTCCCTACGCCTCCTCGGCGAGCTCGCTGAAACAGGCGCAAGCACCAACCTCGTCTTCTCGCCGCTGTCCATCTACGCCGCGCTCGCCCtcaccgccgccggcgcccggGGCGCGACTCTCCAGGAGTTCCTCGCCGTTCTCGGCGCGAGGTCCCGCGATGAGCTCGCCGAGATCGTCCGCGGCTTTACGGAGCAGGTCCTCGCCGACCGGCCGCTGACGGGCGGGCCGCACGTCTCGTTCGCGTGCGGCCTCTGGCACGACGAGACCCGGAAGCTGAAGCCCGCGTTCCGCGACGCCGCCGCACACTCCTACAAGGCGGAGACCCGCGCCGTCGACTTCCGAGAAAAG CCAGGGGAAGCCGTGAAACTGATCAACGCGTGGGTGGCCGCGGCAACGAACAACCTCATCGATTCGATCCTCACCGACGGGCAAGTGTCCAACGAGACCGACATCATCGTcgccaacgccgtctacttcaagGGCATGTGGGCAGGGCCTTTCAACAAGGAGTACACCGAGGACGACAAGTTCCACCGCCTCGACGGGAGCACCTTCGACGTGCCGTTCATGCAGAGCGGGGCGAAGCAGTACATCGCCTGCCACCAAGGGTTCAAGGTGCTCAGGCTTCAGTACAAGGACGGCCACCAGCGCTGTTCGCCCCCGTCACCGTTCTCCATGTGCATCTTCCTGCCCGACGCCCGCGACGGCCTCTCGGGCCTCATCAGCAGGATCGTCGCGTCGTCCAGCTCAGACTTCATCCGCGAGCACCTGCCGACGAGCCTCGTCACGGTCGGCGAATTCCGGCTGCCCAGGTTCAAGCTAACATTCTCAAGTGACATGTCATCAGTCCTTCAGAGGTTGGGTCTCCAGGTAGCGTTCGATCTAAAGGAAGCTGACCTGTGCGACATGGTGGAGGACGAGGGCACCGGAATGCCGTTGGCTCTACAGAGCATCATCCACAAGGCTGTCATCGAGGTGAACGAATACGGTACCGAGGCTGCGGCTGCCACCGCCTCTCGGATGAAAGGCATGGCTGCACCAAACAAAAACGCGCCAGTGCCAGTGGATTTCGTCGCCGACCATCCATTTGTCTTCTTTCTAATCGAGGAGGAGTCCGGCGCCATCCTCTTTGCTGGGACCGTCCTCGAACCCTCGCCGTCGGTGCCTGGCGAGAAGCTTCTTCGCGGTGGCTCAGACTGCTCAGTGGACGACGATGTTGACATCGGGCCGGTTCAGTGCCAACTCACAAGTGAAAATGCCAACCGGAGCCTACTGGCATCTCTTCGCCACTGCCTCCGTTGCTTGTTTGGCTAA
- the LOC124696745 gene encoding putative serpin-Z5 produces the protein METTATTTSTTDNKQLACLGLTTLALRLLNELAETSASSNLVFSPLSIYTALALTAAGARGATLQELLLVLGARSRDELAEIVLRFAKQILADRSPTGGPRVLFACGVWHDETRKLKPAFRDAAAQFYKAETRAVDFRKEPGEAVKVINAWAAAATSNLIEKMLHGPVPNQTDIIVANAIYFKGMWDVPFRKECTEDDKFHRLDGSTFDVPFMRSGAKQYIACHQGFKVLKLPYKKGSGRYSSWSSFSMCVFLPDARDGLTGLISMMASSSADFLREHLPTSLVSVRKFKLPRFKLSFSGDDMPAVLRRLGLQVAFNETNADLRDMVEEDGTGRPLALGKIIHKAVIEVNEEGTEAAAVTACMKVMRSAPPKLPVDFVADHPFVFFVIHEKSGAIVFAGTVLEPTPSMPGKKLLHGGRVQGDENANRSVLSSLHHYLRSLFG, from the exons ATGGAGACCACAGCGACCACTACTAGCACCACCGACAACAAACAGCTCGCGTGCCTCGGCCTGACGACGCTCGCCCTACGGCTCCTCAACGAGCTCGCTGAAACAAGCGCCAGCAGCAACCTCGTCTTCTCGCCGCTGTCCATCTACACCGCGCTTGCCCtcaccgccgccggcgcccggGGCGCGACCCTCCAGgagctcctcctcgtcctcggcgcAAGGTCCCGCGATGAACTGGCCGAGATCGTCCTCCGTTTTGCGAAGCAGATCCTCGCCGACCGGTCGCCGACGGGCGGGCCGCGCGTCTTGTTCGCGTGTGGCGTCTGGCACGACGAGACTCGGAAGCTCAAGCCCGCCTTCCGCGACGCCGCGGCACAGTTCTACAAGGCGGAGACCCGCGCCGTCGACTTCCGAAAAGAG CCAGGGGAAGCCGTCAAAGTGATCAACGCCTGGGCAGCTGCGGCAACGAGCAACCTGATCGAGAAGATGCTTCACGGGCCAGTGCCCAACCAGACTGACATCATCGTCGCCAACGCCATCTACTTCAAGGGCATGTGGGACGTGCCTTTCCGCAAGGAGTGCACCGAGGACGACAAGTTCCACCGCCTCGACGGCAGCACCTTTGACGTCCCGTTCATGAGGAGCGGGGCGAAGCAGTACATCGCCTGTCACCAAGGGTTCAAGGTGCTCAAGCTCCCGTACAAAAAGGGCAGCGGCCGCTATTCGTCCTGGTCGTCGTTCTCGATGTGCGTCTTCCTCCCAGACGCGCGCGACGGTCTCACGGGCCTCATCAGCATGATGGCATCGTCCAGCGCGGACTTCCTGCGCGAGCACCTGCCGACAAGCCTCGTCAGTGTCCGCAAGTTCAAGCTGCCCAGGTTCAAGCTGAGCTTTTCAGGGGACGACATGCCCGCCGTTCTCCGCAGGTTGGGACTCCAGGTGGCATTCAACGAAACAAATGCCGACCTGCGCGACATGGTGGAGGAGGACGGCACAGGTAGGCCGTTGGCTCTCGGGAAGATCATCCACAAAGCTGTCATCGAGGTGAATGAGGAAGGTACCGAGGCGGCAGCAGTCACCGCCTGTATGAAGGTCATGAGGAGCGCACCACCGAAGTTGCCCGTGGATTTTGTGGCTGACCACCCGTTTGTCTTTTTTGTAATCCACGAGAAGTCTGGCGCCATCGTCTTTGCAGGGACAGTCCTTGAACCCACGCCGTCGATGCCTGGCAAAAAGCTTCTTCACGGTGGTCGAGTGCAGGGTGATGAAAACGCCAACAGGAGCGTGCTGTCGTCTCTTCATCATTACCTTCGTTCCTTGTTCGGGTAA